gagaaccgacagctggatagccgtgccgtgacagggtgcgttgaacatttccactgagaggatgggaggtagccactgacaacggtgaaacccttgcatacagcttgccatggaaaggagtaagaaggattggatgaagacagtaggaaagcagagagacagaagggacaaagcatcttcatacgcttatctgaagttctcaccaatgaaatacataagtatctctatctttatctttatgttttattcatatatcatccataaccatttgagtctgcctgacagagatttacaaggtgaccatagcttgcttcataccaacaatctccgtgggatcgacccttactcgcgtaaggtttattacttggacgacccagtgcacttgctggttagttgtgcgaagttgtgtttatgccatggtattgagcaccaagtcttcggggccattactagggattatttgagttgtgaaaagtagtgatcacaatttcgtgcaccactcttgaaagaatgatgaaaaagaaaaatgttattgatgatctgaaaaaaatcatgaaattgattcttgaagcaagaaaaagcagggaaaaagaagaagcttgcgaaaaaaaatttggcgaaaaaaataaaaaagaaaaagaaaaagcaagcagaaaaagccaatagcccttaaaaccaaaagacaagggtaaaaaggatccaaggctttgagcatcaatggataggagggcccaaggaaataaaattcaggcctaagcggctaaatcaagctgtccctaaccatgtgcttgtggcatgcaggtccaagtgaaaagcttgagactgagtggttaaagttgtgatccaaagcaaaaagagtgtgcttaagagctctagacacctctaactggggactttagcaaagctgagtcacaatctgaaaaggttcacctagtcatgtgtctatggcatttatgtatccggtggtaatactggaaaacaaagtgcttagggccatggccaagacacataaaagtagctgtgttcaagaatcaacatacttaaataggagaatcaataacactatctgaactctgagttcctatagaagccaatcattctaaacttcaaaggataaagtgagatgccaagaCTGTTccgaagcaaaaagctacaagtcccgctcatctaattagaactaatattcattgatattttgagatttatagtatattctcttctttttatcctatttgattttcatttgcttggggacaagcaacaatttaagtttggtgttgtgatgagcggataatttatatgctttttggcattgtttttaggtaatttttagtaggatctagctacttttagggatgttttcattattttttatgcaaaattcacatttctggactttactttgagtttatgtttttctgtgatttcaggtattttctggctgaaattgagggacctgagcaaaaatctgatttaggctgaaaaaggactgctgatgttgttggattctgacctccctgcactcaaaatggatatactagagctacagaactccaaatggcgcactctcaatagcgttggaaagtcgacattcagatctttccagcaatatataatagtccatactttattcgagattagatgacgcaaactggtatttaacgccagtttcatgctgcattctggagtcaaacgctagaaacacgtcacaaaccagagttaaacgccaaaaacacgttacaacttggcgtttaactccaagaaaaacctctgcacgtgtaaagctcaagctcagcccaagcacacactaaagtgggccccggaagtggatttctgcacttagacttatttctgtaaaccctagtagctaatctagtataaataggactttttactattgcaTTAAGGGTCcttttccctattttcgaattcatatgtcttttgtggaggctggccattcggccatgcttggaccatcacttatgtattttcaacggtagagtttctacacaccatagattaagggtgtagagctctactgtacctcgagttttaatgcacttactactattttctattcaattcagcttattcttattctaagatattcgttgcacttcaacatgatgaatatgatgatccgtgacactcatcatcattctcacctatgaacacgtgattgacaaccacttctgttttACCTTAGACAGAAcgaatatctcttgggtttcttaATCAgcatcttcgtggtataagctagaattattggcggccattcttgagaattaggaaggtctaaaccttgtctgtggtattccgagtaggattcagagattgaatgactgtgacgagcttcaagctcgcgattgttgggcatgatgacaaacgcaaaaggatcaatggattctattccaacatgatcgaaagccgacagatgattagccgtgctgtgactgagcatttggaccattttcactaagaggatgggatgtagccattgacaacagtgatgccctacatactgcttgccatggaaaggagtaagaaggattggatgaaagcagcaggaaagtagagattcaaaaggaacacagcatctccatacacttatatgaaattcctaccaatgatttacataaatatctctatcttattttatgctttatttattattatttttgaaaccTTTATAACCtcttgaatccgcctaactgagatttacaagatgaccatagcttgcttcataccaacaatctccatgggatcgacccttactcacgtaaggtattacttggatgaccctgtgcacttgctggttagttgtgtggaattgtgacaaagtgtgattcatgttttagagcgctaccaagtttttggcgccattgttgatgatcacaatttcgtgcaccataactcttctctcttcttatttttcgaaaatttcttcttcttctctatcttctattttcgaaaaatcaataattaatttttaaatccttttaattaattaactttaattgtcaaaattgataaataaattaaataaaacaaaagtattttaattcttgttcaTATCTCCTATTCCtatttcttcttcctttcctCTACCTTTCTTCATCATGAACCCAAATGGGAATAAAGAGTTCAGAAGAACTCTGGGATCTTATACAAATCATACTActgacttctatggaagaagtatTAGCATACCTCACATCAGAGCAAGTAGTTTTGAattaaaccctcaactcattatcttAGTGTAGCAAAACTGCCAGTTTTCTGGACTTCCACAGGAAGAGCCTATAGAATTCTTAGTAGATTTCTTAAAAATTGCTGACACTGTACACCATGAGGGAGTAGACCAACATGTCCACAGATTattgctcttttcttttgctgtaAAGGATCAAGCAAAGAGGTGGTtggataatgaatctctttatgatgcctggggaAGGTATAGGAGGATGCTAAAGAAATGTCCCActgaaatatttttagaatagatacaattagacatcttctattatggacTTTCAGACATGGCTAaaatgtctttagaccactctgCTGGTGGTTCCATATACATGAGaaagaccattgaagaagctcaagagcttattgagaTAGTTGCCACTAAGCAGCATCTGTACTCAGCTGTTGAGACTTCTATAAAAGGAGAGGTTAAGGCAGTATCTACTGAACCTAACACTCCAGAGCAAGATAGCCCATTGACTCAACAACTACACACCCTTGCCCAGCAAATACTAGAATTACAAGAGGCTTTGCGAGAAACTCAGGCTTCTAACAGAAATGTAGAAGCCCAGTTGAGTCAAACAAGGCAGCAGTTATCTAAGCAAATAACAGATGAATACCAGACtattcaattgaggagtgggaaaacctTAAGCACCCAACCTCAGCACAAAAAGAACGAGAAACCCAAAGAGGATAAACAGGTCTCTGCACACATTAactttgggcgtttaaacgcctaGAGAGGTATCCCTcttggcactgaacgccaggaaagggcaggGACTGGGTGTTCAAACACCCATGAAGGTAtccctcttggagttaaatgccaagaaAGGGCAAAGATTAGGCGTTCAAATGCCCAAGGAGGCAGCAGcatgggcattaaacgcccaagcAAGGGAGGTCATCCACTCACTGATAACAACCCTCCTAAGCAAGCTATTAACCCCCATTCCAGTACACATGGCATTCGGCCTCCATCAACCAAGGTTGATGATTATAAGGCTAAGATGCCATTTCCTCAGAAACTCTATCAAGATGAAAGGGATAAACAATTTTCCCGCTGTGCGGAGTATCTCATAACACTAGAGATCAAGAACCCTTTTGCAGAAGCTCTTGAACAGATACCATCTTAtactaagttcatgaaggataTCTTatgtcataagaaggattggagagagaCAGAAACACTCCTCCTTACTGAAGAGTGCAGTGTAATCACTCAGAACAGCTTACTAGAGAAACTTAAGGATCCTAGAAGCTTTGTGATACCATGCACTCTAGGTGATTCTTGTACAAggacagctctatgtgaccttggggcaagcATTAACCTAATACTTGCTTCTTTAATAAAGAAGCTTTGTTTGACTgatgaagtcaaaccaacccacatatgccttcaacttgctgatgggtCTATCAAGATACCATCAGGAgtaattgaagacatgattgtcaggGTTGGACCCTTTGCTTtccccactgactttgtggtgtaGGACATGGAAGGGCAAAAGAATGCATCCCTTATTCTAGAGAGACCCTTCCTAGTTACAAGACAGACATTCGTTGATGTtgaaaaaggggaagtaaccctgagagttaATGAGGAAAAGTTCATACTGAATGCTATCATGGCTATGCAGCATTCAAACATTCCTGAGGAATGCATGAGCATTGACCTCATTGATTCcctggtggaagaggtcaaCATGGCCGTAAGCTTCAAGGAAAGGCTTGATGATATCCATCCTGATTCAGAGGAAGCTTTGGAAACCTCTGAGGAAAAAGAGAAGCCTTCAAAGCTTGAGCTTAAGCCATTACCTTCCTCCCTAAAATACGTATTTCTAGGAGATGAAGATACTtatcctgtaatcataagctctgctttagagccacaagaagaagaagcactaattcaagtgcttaAAACACATAGAACCGCCCTTGGGTGGACTATAAGTGACCTTAAGGGCATTAACCCAGCCCgatgcatgcataaaatcctactggaggataatgccaaaccagtgatACAACCACAAAGACGATTGAACCCAGCTAtaaaggaagtagtgcagaaggAAGTAACTAAGCTCTATAAGGCTGAGATAATCTATCCCATTTCTGACAGGCCATAGGTGAGCCCTATCCAAGTTGTTCCTAAGAAgagaggcatgacagtggttcataatgaaaagaatgaactgatCCCTAAAAGGACAGTTATatggtggcgtatgtgcattgattatagaagactCAATGACATCACCAGGAAAGATCACTTTCATTTACCCTTTATTGACCAAATTCTAGAGAGACTAGTAGGTCATGCTTTTTATTgtttcctggatggatattccaGATACAATCAAATAGCAATGGATCCacaggatcaagagaagacaACATTCACTTGTCCATCTGGCGTGTTCgcctattgatgagcggataatttgtatactttttggcattgtttttagtatgtttttgatatcttttagttagattttagtacatttttattagtttttatttaaaattcacttttctggactttactatgagtttgtgtgtttttctgtgatttcaggtattttctggctgaaattgagggacctgagcaaaaatctgattcagagaccaaaaaggactgcagatgctgttggattctgacctccctgcactcgaagtggattttctggagctacagaagcccaattggcgcgctctcaacggcgttggaaagtagacatccagggctttccagcaatatataatagtccatactttgtccaagatttgatggcccaaacccgcaaagcaatccggcctcaggaattccagcgttaaacgccggaacaggaataaaagttggagttaaacgcccaa
The genomic region above belongs to Arachis stenosperma cultivar V10309 chromosome 5, arast.V10309.gnm1.PFL2, whole genome shotgun sequence and contains:
- the LOC130980769 gene encoding uncharacterized protein LOC130980769, whose translation is MGIKRPSKGGHPLTDNNPPKQAINPHSSTHGIRPPSTKVDDYKAKMPFPQKLYQDERDKQFSRCAEYLITLEIKNPFAEALEQIPSYTKFMKDILCHKKDWRETETLLLTEECSVITQNSLLEKLKDPRSFVIPCTLGDSCTRTALCDLGASINLILASLIKKLCLTDEVKPTHICLQLADGSIKIPSGVIEDMIVRVGPFAFPTDFVV